In the genome of Physeter macrocephalus isolate SW-GA chromosome 20, ASM283717v5, whole genome shotgun sequence, one region contains:
- the HPS6 gene encoding BLOC-2 complex member HPS6, translated as MKRAGTLRLLSDLNNFSGAARLRELLAGDPAVRVRCSPDGRHLLLLRPPGAPDPQLLVAVRGPGAELERAWPAGQPSPLDAFFLPWPARPALVLVWESGLAEVWGAGVGPGWRLLQSTELCPGGGARVVAVAAPRGRLVWCEERQAGAEGREGPPAVAFSHCVCVRTLEPSGEAGTNLGRTHILLHNCPPLGLLTSRKDLFLVPTATTWPGVGHILLIWSPSKGRVVVAAPCLGLSYSKSLNPGGGDPWDFRTLLRGLPGLLSPRQPLTVHTWAPTPQGLLWLDFSGTVSLVQPHGGTRAVGTLQEAPASLAGSAALGTFHGTLACVLGSTLELLDMGSGQLLERKVLSTDRVHLLEPPAPGMENEEELETRGGLRLLSAVGLFRIGWEAPQGLELPSAEDLVFEEACEYYQRRSLRGARLTPEELRHNSTFRAPQTLASILQGHVSPSTLLTTLRAELRDYRGLEQLKAQLVAGDDEESGWTELAEHEVARLLRTELMGDQLAQLNTVFQALPTAAWGAILRALQLQPDGNGRLRSQAPPDMWKKVLGVTTGGKEPPSGILPLFELLCRCLCQLEPRWLPPFVELAQQQGGPGWGSGGPGLPLYRRALEVLGEEGTRPEALELDLLLGSGRPKAVLQAVGQLVQKEEWERALEAGLALSPSSPLLRSEIFKLLLAEFARHRRLDAHLPLLCRLCPPDLAPAELLLLLQTHLPDELEPPTPFPEPGAEPPLTVGLLRALLEQTGIQGRPSGPVLSRYEDILWDPGTPPPTPPRGPMSALQASDHPGLEAWAPFGQGLCVTDTG; from the coding sequence ATGAAGCGTGCGGGAACGCTGCGCCTGCTCTCGGACCTGAACAACTTCAGCGGCGCGGCCCGGCTCCGGGAGTTGTTGGCCGGGGACCCAGCCGTCCGAGTTCGGTGCAGCCCGGACGGCCGCCACCTGCTGCTGCTGCGACCTCCGGGAGCACCGGACCCGCAACTGCTGGTCGCGGTGCGTGGACCCGGCGCGGAACTGGAACGTGCCTGGCCGGCTGGCCAGCCCTCACCACTAGACGCCTTCTTCCTACCGTGGCCGGCCCGACCGGCGCTAGTCCTAGTGTGGGAGAGTGGCCTAGCCGAGGTGTGGGGCGCGGGGGTGGGGCCAGGCTGGCGGCTGCTGCAGAGCACCGAGCTGTGTCCTGGCGGTGGAGCCCGTGTGGTGGCCGTGGCGGCGCCCCGAGGCCGCCTGGTGTGGTGCGAGGAGCGTCAGGCTGGCGCTGAGGGCCGCGAAGGGCCTCCCGCAGTGGCTTTTAGCCACTGTGTGTGCGTCCGGACCCTGGAGCCCAGCGGGGAGGCCGGCACCAACCTGGGCCGTACACATATCCTGCTGCACAACTGCCCCCCTTTGGGGCTGCTGACCTCCCGCAAGGACCTCTTCCTGGTGCCCACTGCCACCACCTGGCCTGGCGTGGGCCACATTCTTCTCATCTGGAGCCCAAGCaagggcagggtggtggtggctgcCCCATGTCTTGGCCTCTCCTACAGTAAAAGCCTGAAtcctggaggaggggacccaTGGGACTTCAGGACCCTGCTCCGAGGCCTTCCTGGGCTGCTGTCCCCCAGGCAGCCATTAACTGTACACACCTGGGCCCCAACTCCCCAGGGCCTGCTGTGGCTTGACTTCAGTGGCACTGTGAGCCTGGTGCAGCCCCACGGTGGTACCCGGGCTGTTGGCACCCTTCAGGAGGCACCTGCCAGCCTGGCAGGGTCTGCAGCACTGGGCACATTTCATGGCACTCTGGCCTGTGTGCTGGGCTCCACATTGGAACTGCTGGACATGGGCAGTGGGCAGCTGCTAGAAAGGAAGGTCCTAAGTACAGACCGAGTACATCTGCTggaacccccagcccctggcatggAAAATGAGGAAGAGCTGGAGACCCGAGGGGGTCTTCGTTTGCTTTCAGCCGTGGGTCTGTTTCGAATAGGCTGGGAAGCCCCACAAGGCCTTGAGCTGCCTTCAGCTGAAGATCTGGTGTTTGAGGAGGCCTGCGAGTACTACCAGCGGCGGAGCCTGCGGGGTGCCCGGCTCACCCCAGAGGAACTGAGACACAACAGCACATTCCGGGCACCTCAGACCCTGGCTTCCATCCTCCAGGGCCACGTGTCCCCATCAACACTATTGACCACACTGAGGGCTGAACTTCGGGATTACCGGGGCTTAGAGCAGCTTAAAGCCCAGCTGGTGGCTGGGGATGATGAGGAGTCTGGCTGGACTGAGCTGGCAGAGCACGAAGTGGCACGGCTGCTGAGGACTGAGTTGATGGGAGACCAGCTGGCCCAGCTCAACACCGTTTTCCAAGCCCTCCCTACAGCGGCTTGGGGTGCCATCCTCAGGGCCCTGCAACTCCAGCCAGATGGGAACGGCAGGCTGAGGTCCCAAGCTCCCCCTGACATGTGGAAGAAGGTACTGGGGGTTACAACAGGTGGAAAGGAACCACCCAGTGGGATACTGCCTCTCTTTGAACTCCTGTGCCGATGCCTCTGCCAGCTGGAGCCACGATGGCTGCCACCCTTTGTGGAGCTGGCACAGCAGCAGGGCGGGCCTGGCTGGGGGTCAGGGGGCCCAGGACTGCCCCTCTATCGCCGAGCCCTGGAAGTACTAGGTGAGGAGGGGACTAGGCCTGAAGCACTGGAGCTAGACCTGCTCTTGGGCAGTGGGCGGCCCAAAGCTGTGCTCCAAGCTGTGGGGCAGCTGGTGCAAAAGGAAGAGTGGGAGCGGGCTCTAGAGGCTGGCTTGGCCCTCAGCCCCTCCAGCCCCCTGCTTCGAAGTGAGATCTTCAAACTGCTGTTGGCCGAATTTGCCCGGCACCGCCGGCTTGATGCTCACCTCCCCCTCCTTTGCCGCCTGTGCCCACCAGACCTAGCTCCAGCTGAGCTCCTGCTTCTACTGCAGACACACCTCCCAGATGAGTTGgagccccccaccccattccctgaGCCTGGGGCAGAGCCCCCTCTCACTGTGGGCTTGCTCAGAGCCCTGCTGGAGCAGACTGGGATTCAAGGACGACCCTCTGGCCCAGTTCTAAGCCGATATGAGGACATTCTATGGGACCCAGGCACTCCACCCCCTACCCCACCTCGGGGACCTATGTCAGCCCTCCAGGCATCAGACCACCCAGGCCTGGAGGCATGGGCACCATTTGGACAGGGCCTCTGTGTAACTGACACAGGCTGA